The following are encoded in a window of Anopheles stephensi strain Indian chromosome X, UCI_ANSTEP_V1.0, whole genome shotgun sequence genomic DNA:
- the LOC118504771 gene encoding cation-independent mannose-6-phosphate receptor, protein MASRCPIGRRLSICMVVLTLLATAAQSKLLLNGTDCTIREPLYNVTFDFNALSSDLNHHVTSEENGERFFFNVCDKDQPAKDNRTDPRAYLMRHGTKITLGYEPHLQLDNGRMQFSFVGEPCGNGSHYTLDIILLCSYERTPDALRVIPHTPDQCRYFIFWDTPLACQPLPTALETNRCTVRDGTNRHLYNLLPLGSANHEVPLPDGARFVVSVCKPVRYGHLTMCPPGVGVCLVNGTNYLDYGQAVSDPKIDASGRLVMEMRSKSGPCPNSLIVFECGKEEGVETGPVYRGRKDNCTHEFVWRTSLACRDTRPCSVSNPITGTQYDLSLLANRTYTLTSRDNRTYEVGVCHIPASSHCPLDAGACEVSPKQSVGLGVISDELQYETTGAPYLLYRSGAVCDAASGRRWETRLEFICETDPVGGGRTGTIVPPIVVENGECQLVVHFETVLVCEPALMACGAYNESTIDQYVDLSPLMDSTRNYEARASGANKDLRYFLNVCRPLVPQYGLSCRGGAAACEAIFDGVTARNETTLGFPDVSLVVAGDTVLMKYLRGDPCPQDPVTNLSTTVTFHCLATAGRGTPVLVEIEHGCHYRFDWATAVICPPELTVPFEASNCSFHNPATASWMAVNGVLGELSLCDKQPVASVDYRTGSLVIHYNEKDSINCSSTNGKRVQVPILKRGM, encoded by the exons atGGCGTCCCGCTGCCCCATCGGCCGGCGGCTATCGATTTGTATGGTGGTGCTCACGCTGCTGGCAACGGCTGCACAATCAAAGCTG TTGCTGAATGGCACCGACTGTACCATCCGTGAGCCACTCTACAACGTGACGTTCGATTTTAATGCCCTCAGCTCGGACCTTAACCACCACGTAACGTCCGAGGAGAATGGCGAACGTTTCTTCTTCAACGTGTGCGACAAGGATCAGCCGGCGAAGGATAACCGGACGGACCCGCGGGCATACCTGATGCGCCACGGCACAAAGATTACGCTCGGGTACGAGCCACACCTTCAACTGGATAACGGACGGATGCAGTTTTCGTTCGTGGGTGAACCGTGCGGCAACGGTAGCCACTACACGCTGGACATCATACTGCTTTGCAGCTACGAACGGACGCCGGATGCTTTGCGGGTTATTCCGCACACACCGGACCAATGTCGGTACTTCATTTTCTGGGATACGCCACTCGCCTGTCAGCCGTTGCCGACCGCGCTCGAGACAAACCGATGCACGGTACGGGACGGTACCAATCGCCACCTGTACAATCTGCTGCCGTTGGGTAGCGCCAACCATGAGGTACCGCTGCCGGATGGTGCCCGGTTTGTGGTGTCCGTGTGCAAGCCGGTACGCTACGGACATCTGACGATGTGCCCGCCAGGggttggcgtttgtttggtaaACGGTACCAATTACCTGGACTACGGTCAGGCTGTATCGGATCCGAAGATTGATGCGTCCGGTCGGCTGGTGATGGAGATGCGATCAAAGTCGGGACCGTGTCCGAACTCCTTGATTGTGTTCGAGTGTGGCAAGGAGGAAGGCGTAGAGACGGGACCGGTCTACCGTGGCCGGAAGGATAATTGTACGCACGAGTTTGTCTGGCGTACGTCACTCGCCTGCCGGGACACGCGACCCTGCTCGGTGAGCAATCCGATTACGGGCACGCAGTACGATCTGAGCCTACTCGCAAACCGCACCTACACGCTAACCTCGCGAGACAATCGTACGTATGAGGTGGGTGTGTGCCACATTCCCGCGTCCAGCCACTGTCCGCTAGATGCGGGTGCATGTGAAGTCTCCCCGAAGCAGTCCGTCGGACTCGGGGTGATATCCGACGAGCTGCAGTATGAAACGACCGGCGCACCGtacctgctgtaccgttcggGAGCTGTCTGTGATGCGGCTAGTGGCCGCCGGTGGGAAACTCGGCTAGAATTTATCTGCGAGACTGACCCAGTCGGGGGTGGCCGTACCGGTACGATTGTGCCGCCGATCGTTGTTGAAAATGGGGAGTGTCAGCTGGTGGTACACTTCGAGACGGTGCTCGTCTGCGAACCGGCGCTGATGGCATGCGGTGCTTACAACGAATCGACCATCGATCAGTACGTGGACCTGTCGCCGCTTATGGACTCGACGCGAAATTACGAGGCACGCGCCAGCGGAGCAAACAAAGACCTGCGCTATTTTCTTAACGTCTGCCGACCGCTGGTACCCCAGTACGGGCTTAGCTGTCGAGGCGGCGCAGCAGCCTGTGAAGCTATCTTTGACGGTGTAACGGCACGCAACGAAACCACTCTCGGCTTCCCGGATGTATCGCTCGTCGTGGCGGGCGATACCGTACTGATGAAGTATCTGCGTGGCGATCCGTGTCCTCAGGATCCGGTCACAAACCTATCTACCACCGTGACGTTCCACTGTCTGGCAACGGCCGGTCGGGGTACGCCGGTGCTGGTCGAGATCGAGCACGGTTGTCACTATCGGTTCGACTGGGCTACCGCCGTTATCTGCCCACCCGAACTGACCGTACCGTTCGAGGCGAGCAACTGTAGCTTCCACAATCCGGCGACAGCGAGCTGGATGGCGGTGAATGGCGTACTGGGAGAGCTGTCGCTGTGTGACAAACAACCCGTCGCCTCCGTTGACTATCGCACCGGATCTCTCGTCATCCACTACAATGAAAAGGATTCGATCAACTGCAGCAGCACGAATGGTAAGCGGGTGCAGGTCCCCATCCTGAAGCGGGGAATGTAG
- the LOC118503405 gene encoding ragulator complex protein LAMTOR3 homolog gives MTDDVKRFFHNIQTRVAGLNCIIITDRDGVPLMKVGDDKSLGMIMKPSFHTTFTMATEQSNKLGLGRNRNIISIYTGYQVVQMNKLPLLVTFIGTESCNIGHILALDQQIELVLDEVKVAVTET, from the exons ATGACGGACGATGTGAAACGGTTCTTCCACAACATCCAGACACG TGTGGCCGGGCTGAACTGTATCATCATCACGGATCGGGACGGTGTGCCGCTGATGAAGGTCGGCGACGACAAATCGCTCGGCATGATCATGAAACCATCGTTCCACACCACCTTCACGATGGCGACGGAACAGTCGAACAAGCTCGGGCTCGGCCGGAACCGGAACATCATCTCCATCTACACCGGCTACCAGGTGGTGCAGATGAACAAGCTCCCGCTGCTCGTTACCTTCATCGGGACGGAAAGCTGCAACATTGGCCACATACTGGCACTCGACCAGCAAATCGAGCTGGTGCTGGATGAGGTAAAGGTTGCCGTTACCGAAACGTGA
- the LOC118503353 gene encoding uncharacterized protein LOC118503353 has product MMYDQQCDERGYLLYRNRYNGKTEQDNPNLLFILLTINEKYAGSRYSTYRCAGKLHALQKALYTSYIPFDMVHSILNRHQLNLIDSAPSIKPSQLTSVVHDIYFAATRMGYFDELPARPNLDAICAILAGFFWAVFDPKRTTPVSVLELRQTFLLLCDHTSHGQLVWEHFRLTSDHNLCVSRHRFESMLTVLSKVLTFLGEPDHLKPSMVQQITGECFANYPGLVGLTEYQFSCLWKLSSLFSYYANVVSLCKRLRDTEHVTHGMVCYGCRITIRGLRFKCQRCRNVSLCIDCFTTGYSNKRHNMAHKMYEISSSDTEAGSRCNAWLGKVWRWLKATSNDACQTDGLTTSPSTYDNLEAKLLDTKAVDLMQSEEVAVVESGEADRKSTQRRESMVNGTLKRNISLFSSVEYGVFNNTQQKNLLAKLAALVETLEEQHEATRKRLAECSTPQTDEMRALCENFVTQIGEGLAQLKDLGTQLGQGLPQCSSTPYRQAAALTSDCSSEATKEKSVGRSRLMEKTELSVRDISTWFHMDLERVQQTGETNVPAETTEEKTNAKSDDLSCRIDRLKMDTQMANFRDLLLKVREIVDDSYSDNTELARSTQQIEKALDRIIAEEELKRTQQQPPLLHVV; this is encoded by the exons ATGATGTACGATCAACAGTGCGATGAGAGGGGCTATTTGTTGTACCGCAATCGTTACAACGGCAAAACCGAACAGGACAACCCAAACTTGCTGTTTATCCTGCTGACAATCAACGAAAAGTATGCCGGTTCCCGCTACAGCACCTATCGGTGTGCCGGAAAGCTGCACGCGCTGCAGAAAGCGCTCTACA CATCGTACATTCCGTTCGATATGGTTCACTCGATCCTGAACCGTCACCAGCTGAACCTGATCGACAGCGCACCGTCGATAAAACCGTCCCAGCTGACCAGCGTCGTGCACGACATTTACTTCGCCGCCACTCGGATGGGCTATTTCGACGAGCTACCGGCACGCCCCAATCTCGATGCAATCTGCGCGATACTGGCCGGGTTCTTTTGGGCCGTGTTTGATCCGAAGCGCACCACCCCGGTTTCGGTGCTGGAGCTGCGCCAAACGTTTCTATTGCTGTGCGATCACACCAGCCACGGGCAGCTGGTGTGGGAACATTTCCGGCTTACCAGCGACCACAATCTGTGCGTGTCGAGGCATCGTTTTGAATCGATGCTTACGGTACTGTCGAAAGTGCTTACCTTTCTCGGCGAACCGGACCACCTGAAACCGTCCATGGTACAGCAGATCACGGGTGAATGTTTCGCCAACTATCCGGGACTGGTAGGGTTGACCGAGTATCAATTTTCCTGCCTGTGGAAGCTTTCGTCGCTGTTTTCCTACTACGCCAACGTGGTGTCGCTGTGCAAACGGCTTCGCGATACCGAGCACGTTACCCACGGTATGGTGTGCTACGGGTGCCGGATCACGATCCGTGGGCTGCGCTTCAAGTGTCAGCGCTGCCGAAATGTGTCCCTTTGCATCGATTGCTTCACGACCGGGTACAGCAACAAGCGGCACAACATGGCCCACAAGATGTACGAAATTAGCAGCAGCGATACGGAGGCGGGTTCACGCTGTAACGCCTGGCTGGGGAAGGTGTGGCGATGGCTAAAGGCGACAAGCAACGATGCGTGCCAAACCGACGGTTTAACTACCTCCCCATCCACCTACGATAATCTGGAAGCTAAGCTGCTCGATACGAAGGCGGTCGATTTGATGCAGAGCGAGGAAGTCGCGGTGGTCGAGAGTGGAGAGGCTGATCGCAAAAGCACACAGCGCCGGGAATCGATGGTTAACGGTACGCTCAAGCGCAACATCAGCCTGTTCAGCAGCGTCGAGTACGGTGTGTTTAACAACACGCAGCAAAAGAATCTGCTCGCCAAGCTGGCCGCACTGGTGGAAACGCTCGAGGAACAGCACGAAGCAACACGGAAGCGGCTGGCCGAATGTTCCACACCGCAAACGGACGAAATGCGCGCGCTGTGCGAAAATTTCGTAACGCAGATTGGTGAAGGATTGGCACAGCTAAAGGATCTCGGGACACAGTTGGGCCAAGGGTTGCCACAATGCTCCAGCACACCTTACCGTCAGGCAGCCGCTCTTACATCCGACTGTTCGAGTGAGGCTACAAAAGAAA AATCTGTGGGACGGTCGCGACTCATGGAGAAGACGGAACTGTCCGTGCGGGACATAAGCACCTGGTTCCATATGGATTTGGAACGCGTGCAGCAAACAGGCGAGACAAACGTTCCGGCCGAAACGACGGAAGAGAAAACGAACGCAAAAAGCGACGACCTGTCGTGCCGTATTGATCGGCTAAAGATGGACACACAGATGGCCAACTTCCGGGATCTTCTGCTCAAGGTGCGAGAAATCGTGGACGATTCGTACAGTGACAATACGGAGCTCGCGCGCTCCACGCAACAGATCGAGAAAGCGCTCGATCGTATTATCGCCGAAGAGGAGCTAAAGCGCACCCAGCAACAGCCTCCTCTTCTGCACGTAGTCTAa
- the LOC118504199 gene encoding uncharacterized protein LOC118504199, with translation MNAPKGMRPRLRTWPMLMSVLLLQILLHPSQAFLTSYRSGLGLDGFGICPADVRNCSCRSYTGAETEIDCPEADSTVHLRIEPHQYAEMRCQRNRRIDFDQIPQLSIGDTNRLTIDDCPFPRHQSILQLVSFLGTTQVKVLWLKNNANHEHSVSLVRHHFAGLENLDRLAISNAKLSDIGPDLFEHLPNLTWLDMRDNIFRLPPTIFDALPKLRILELSFNSLEELDPRLLRHLPNLRLLTLWHNKLQTISRQVFTGVPELERLDLSANQLETIPADLFADLPRLTELAMGFNNFHTLPEGLFRANRELRKLKLASQRVELETLPRDLLQNLPALEQVNLERVGLASLPGTLLHGSPNVTQVNLAFNQLRQLPEDLLRDQKALYILQLQHNQLTSLPDGLLRNTGELHTLRLSHNQIGELSTDVLKALGKLEELYLDHNQLHTIELHAFRYTTALHTLHLQSNQLAFETLNTLPGAVWNANDEEPSEIPAPDEFGMFVQDGTPFQHLHQLRDLDLSSNWLTTVPRDLLLNTHELQRLNLTRNNITSLTYANLQFLAPSITVDLRHNSIIEINLADMERLVLLERRSFEEQTGRARILLNDNPLNCNCIVYAFAQYIQNKLATAVYDRLDLVADALYCQGPEHLQGMLIKDVPTRELLCDLDTPSTQIRHCPAACRCYIRPEDMGVIVDCSGQGLSEVPQLPRPTTFGYRFIELHLENNNISLLPDMARMVPGGWSEVRELYASNNTIGTLEADQLPSGLRLLDLTRNKLSELNPLVAEELTASTALTTMRLAHNDWTCECEAAQFMTFAHKNQRRIEDFARLRCSDGRQLEQTTLNDLCQDRTHTIVLVCVIVSIIACLAALLSFVYYTYKLELKVWLFKHSICLWLVAEEELDKDKLYDAFVSYSHKDEAFITEHLVPTLEREPMNFKLCWHVRDWTPGEMISSQISSSVEQSRRTIIVLSSSFLESLWGQLEFRTAHLQSMAERRNRLIIVIYGDIGNIDDLEPELRAYLHTNTYVRWGDPWFWDKVRFAMPHPPKVRGGSGAGTAVKAGVSTAGGLFMKQIQGTPVDDKMELIKPQTAPATPPILTTPPTEPTLAPASGPFIISGNGTANGGVTPPVYYHQPINPYRANGHINGAFVINSNAKQSDVVLFSPSRGKHRDTVSSMVPVWVSGFLVVLVLLLPLTNGQECFTKNLTATEWRLQCPGFHVILSMRKSSKQLRVLCPMKPDFELLRTVRNVPKLAFEQLDYSYCPLPTGNRSLVDTLAGFLDRDQLSSITYLFFVENANNSENVTLEPQLFAGLNALQVLSMKASAAMPLDNPALFSHLTTLKWLDLREGDGGSLVASTILRPLTNLSTLELMENGLSQLPDGLVSNIPTLVTLNLHRNQLERLDKFVGLPTLSDIDLSYNRLTELPEDVFAELPELSNLSLRSNSITRLPANLLKNNTKLTKFLAQDQQTTELVLEDGLFAGLQQLEHVSLTSCHIAELPEGLFAGAIGLRKLELGQNRLEALPEKLLRDLFNLEELKLQHNALMNMLPNTLFQDTRPLRILDLSHNNLKSLNEQLFKPIAMLRELNLDNNQLRIIDVDAFQKQSHFLTKLTLSHNQMSFYENGRPVFYKNGEPWVLDRSPFKPLNSLQTLDLSHNEIVTLFKDFKHYLPKLTNLDLSHNLIAYISDTDFPFNARDIATVDLRFNKITALDFRTVKDVPLPQVVLLDGNPLNCDCLVYPIVHYIATNATPFPLKGAECASPPELSRYTLFDVPSTELICELDQPNAFCPSECTCYRRPANRVAVVNCTGQKLVDVPAIPDPALVDCGSIELHLTNNLLRELPISFGAGWNAVQWLYVANNNIREVRYDSLPQRIEVLDVRQNQIASLDERLVQQLANRSALYQINLSANPWRCDCTEPLLEFVSENVKHIPDFHLLRCVDGQPISTSTQSTLCRRRTMLYVQWSVAFVIMALIALLGGYIYMRYEHEIKVWLFKQDMLRWLVAEEQIDQNKQYDAFISYSHKDEAFIVDTLMPTLEREPMSFKICWHVRDFMPGELISTQITKAVEDSRRTIIVLSPNYLESVWGQMEFNTAYLQSVADKRNRVIPIIYEDIGDVETLDPELRAYLKTNTYVRWGDPWFWDKLRYAMPHTRRPKGVQASNNIRMASVDKLNLLPTNANQTSTPSLESTPPIEHLPSGKGIPNGEPLANFCDPAKLPSLPPPYTISDGKLDPITTAAK, from the exons ATGAATGCTCCCAAAGGGATGAGGCCTCGCCTTCGGACATGGCCTATGCTGATGTCGGTACTTCTGCTGCAGATACTGCTTCACCCCAGTCAAGCATTTCTCACCAGCTACCGAAGTGGGCTCGGACTCGATGGTTTCGGCATATGTCCGGCGGACGTGCGGAACTGCTCCTGCCGCTCGTATACCGGTGCCGAAACCGAGATCGACTGTCCGGAAGCGGACTCAACCGTGCATCTACGCATCGAACCGCACCAGTATGCAGAGATGCGCTGTCAGCGCAACCGGCGCATTGACTTCGACCAGATACCGCAGCTCTCGATCGGTGACACGAACCGTCTAACGATCGACGATTGCCCATTTCCGCGCCACCAATCCATCCTGCAGCTCGTATCGTTCCTGGGCACCACCCAAGTAAAGGTACTCTGGCTAAAGAACAACGCAAACCACGAACACAGTGTCTCACTAGTGCGGCACCACTTTGCCGGACTGGAGAATCTCGACCGACTAGCCATCAGCAACGCGAAGCTCAGCGATATCGGACCGGACCTGTTCGAGCATCTGCCGAACCTGACCTGGCTCGATATGCGGGACAACATCTTCCGTCTTCCGCCGACCATTTTCGATGCACTGCCGAAACTTCGCATACTCGAGCTGAGCTTCAACAGTCTGGAGGAGCTCGATCCACGATTGCTGCGCCATCTGCCCAACCTACGACTGCTCACACTGTGGCACAACAAGCTGCAAACTATTAGCCGCCAGGTGTTTACCGGTGTACCGGAACTGGAGCGTTTGGATCTGTCCGCGAACCAGCTCGAAACGATACCGGCCGATCTGTTTGCCGATCTGCCTCGGCTGACCGAGCTGGCGATGGGCTTCAATAACTTCCACACCCTGCCAGAGGGATTGTTTCGTGCCAATCGCGAGCTGCGAAAGCTGAAGCTAGCTTCCCAGCGTGTCGAACTCGAAACGTTACCGCGCGATCTGTTGCAAAACCTGCCGGCACTGGAACAGGTTAACCTGGAGCGGGTGGGACTTGCCAGTCTGCCCGGTACGCTGCTGCACGGATCGCCGAACGTCACCCAGGTGAACCTTGCCTTCAACCAACTTCGCCAGTTGCCTGAGGATCTCCTGCGAGATCAGAAAGCATTGTACATACTGCAGCTACAACACAATCAGCTAACCAGTCTCCCAGATGGGTTGCTAAGGAATACCGGTGAATTGCATACTCTCCGGTTGTCACACAATCAGATCGGCGAACTATCCAC CGACGTACTGAAGGCATTGGGCAAGCTAGAGGAACTTTATCTGGACCACAATCAGCTACACACGATCGAACTGCACGCGTTCCGATACACTACCGCCTTACACACGCTCCATCTGCAATCAAATCAGCTAGCGTTCGAAACACTCAACACCCTCCCTGGAGCTGTCTGGAATGCGAACGACGAGGAACCGAGCGAGATCCCGGCACCGGACGAGTTCGGTATGTTCGTACAGGACGGTACACCCTTCCAGCATTTACATCAGTTGCGGGATCTCGACCTCTCCTCCAACTGGCTGACAACGGTACCAAGAGATCTACTCCTCAACACACACGAACTTCAGCGACTCAATCTAACGCGCAACAACATTACCAGCCTTACGTACGCGAACCTCCAGTTTCTGGCACCCTCCATCACGGTCGATTTGCGCCACAACAGCATCATCGAGATCAATCTCGCCGATATGGAGCGTTTGGTTCTGCTAGAACGCCGCAGCTTCGAAGAGCAAACTGGACGGGCACGCATACTGCTAAACGATAACCCGCTCAACTGCAACTGTATCGTGTACGCATTTGCACAGTACATACAGAACAAGCTGGCCACCGCTGTGTACGATCGGCTGGACCTGGTGGCGGATGCTCTGTACTGCCAGGGTCCCGAACATCTGCAGGGAATGTTGATCAAGGACGTACCGACGCGTGAGCTGCTGTGCGATCTAGACACACCGTCAACCCAGATACGCCACTGTCCGGCTGCATGCCGGTGTTACATACGCCCCGAAGATATGGGTGTAATCGTGGACTGTAGCGGGCAGGGTTTGTCCGAGGTGCCACAGCTTCCCCGTCCAACCACCTTTGGCTATCGCTTCATCGAGTTGCACCTCGAGAACAACAACATTAGCTTGCTGCCCGATATGGCACGAATGGTACCCGGTGGATGGAGTGAGGTGCGTGAGCTGTACGCATCCAACAACACGATCGGCACACTGGAAGCGGACCAGCTGCCGAGCGGTTTacgtcttctggatctcaccCGCAACAAACTCAGCGAACTGAACCCGCTCGTTGCGGAAGAGCTGACAGCTAGTACGGCACTGACCACGATGCGGCTGGCCCACAATGATTGGACCTGCGAGTGTGAGGCAGCACAGTTCATGACGTTCGCTCACAAGAACCAACGACGCATAGAGGACTTTGCACGACTGCGATGCTCGGACGGCCGGCAACTGGAGCAGACCACGCTCAACGATCTATGCCAGGACCGTACGCACACGATCGTGCTAGTGTGTGTCATCGTATCGATAATCGCTTGCCTCGCCGCCCTACTCTCCTTCGTTTACTACACTTATAAGCTCGAGCTGAAGGTATGGCTGTTCAAGCACAGCATCTGTCTCTGGCTCGTGGCGGAGGAAGAACTGGACAAGGATAAGCTGTACGATGCGTTCGTGTCCTACTCGCACAAAGACGAAGCGTTCATTACCGAGCATCTGGTGCCAACGCTCGAGCGTGAACCGATGAACTTCAAGCTCTGCTGGCACGTGCGTGACTGGACGCCGGGTGAAATGATCTCCTCTCAG ATATCAAGCTCCGTGGAGCAATCGCGACGCACCATCATCGTACTTTCCAGCAGCTTCCTGGAGTCTCTCTGGGGTCAGCTAGAGTTCCGTACGGCACATCTTCAGTCCATGGCCGAACGACGCAACCGTCTAATTATCGTGATTTACGGCGACATTGGTAACATTGATGATCTCGAGCCAGAACTCCGAGCCTACCTGCACACCAACACGTACGTGCGTTGGGGCGATCCATGGTTCTGGGATAAGGTGCGCTTTGCCATGCCCCATCCACCGAAGGTGCGCGGTGGCAGTGGTGCTGGAACCGCTGTCAAGGCCGGCGTCAGTACTGCCGGCGGTCTTTTCATGAAGCAGATACAAGGTACCCCGGTGGATGACAAAATGGAGCTTATCAAACCGCAGACAGCGCCTGCCACACCGCCCATCCTCACTACACCCCCGACCGAACCTACCCTGGCACCCGCTTCAGGCCCATTCATCATTAGTGGCAACGGTACGGCAAATGGTGGCGTTACTCCGCCCGTATACTATCACCAACCGATCAATCCGTACCGCGCCAATGGACACATTAACGGTGCGTTCGTCATCAACAGCAATGCAAAGCAGAGTGACGTA GTACTCTTCTCCCCATCTCGAGGCAAGCACCGTGACACGGTCTCTTCGATGGTCCCTGTTTGGGTGAGCGGGTTTCTGGTCGTGTTGGTCCTGCTACTACCACTCACAAATGGCCAGGAATGCTTCACGAAAAATCTCACTGCCACCGAATGGCGTCTACAGTGTCCAGGATTCCACGTCATCCTGTCGATGCGCAAATCCTCAAAGCAGCTGCGAGTCCTGTGCCCAATGAAGCCCGACTTCGAGCTGCTTCGAACAGTACGCAATGTGCCGAAGCTTGCGTTCGAACAGCTAGACTACTCCTACTGCCCGTTACCGACCGGGAACCGGTCGCTTGTCGACACGCTGGCAGGATTTCTCGACCGCGACCAGTTAAGCTCGATCACATACCTATTCTTCGTGGAGAATGCTAATAACAGTGAGAATGTAACGCTGGAACCGCAACTATTTGCCGGTCTGAACGCACTGCAAGTGCTCTCGATGAAGGCATCCGCCGCGATGCCACTGGACAATCCggcactgttttcgcacctgACCACACTGAAGTGGCTCGATTTGCGCGAAGGTGACGGTGGGTCTCTGGTAGCCAGCACCATACTACGCCCACTAACCAACCTCAGCACACTGGAGCTGATGGAGAACGGATTATCGCAGCTGCCGGACGGGTTAGTGTCCAACATACCGACGCTCGTTACGCTCAATCTGCACCGCAACCAACTCGAGCGGCTAGATAAGTTCGTCGGACTGCCAACGCTGAGCGATATCGATCTCTCGTACAATCGGCTTACCGAGCTACCGGAGGATGTGTTTGCTGAGCTGCCGGAACTATCGAACCTGTCGCTGAGAAGTAATAGCATTACCCGGCTGCCGGCCAATTTGCTGAAGAACAATACCAAGCTGACCAAGTTCCTGGCGCAAGATCAGCAAACTACGGAACTCGTGCTGGAGGACGGACTGTTTGCCGGTTTGCAGCAGCTAGAGCACGTTTCGCTGACCAGTTGTCACATTGCAGAGCTTCCGGAAGGTTTGTTTGCCGGTGCTATCGGACTGAGGAAGCTCGAGCTAGGCCAAAACAGGCTTGAAGCCCTGCCGGAAAAGCTGCTGCGCGATTTGTTCAACCTGGAGGAGTTGAAATTGCAACATAATGCGCTGATGAATATGTTGCCCAACACACTGTTCCAGGATACCCGTCCACTGCGTATACTGGATCTTTCCCACAACAACTTAAAGAGCTTGAACGA ACAATTGTTCAAACCGATAGCAATGCTGAGAGAGCTAAATCTTGATAACAATCAACTGCGTATAATCGATGTGGACGCGTTCCAGAAGCAGTCACATTTCTTGACCAAGCTTACGCTCAGCCACAACCAGATGTCGTTTTACGAGAACGGCAGACCTGTGTTTTACAAGAACGGTGAACCCTGGGTGTTGGATCGATCTCCGTTCAAACCTCTGAACAGCCTGCAAACACTGGACCTGTCCCACAACGAGATCGTCACCCTGTTTAAAGACTTCAAGCATTACTTGCCAAAGCTGACGAATCTCGATCTATCGCACAACTTGATTGCGTACATAAGCGACACCGACTTCCCGTTCAATGCAAGAGACATCGCAACCGTCGATCTGCGTTTCAACAAAATTACAGCGCTCGATTTTCGAACGGTGAAAGACGTACCATTGCCGCAGGTGGTGCTGCTCGATGGTAATCCACTAAACTGCGACTGTCTGGTGTATCCGATCGTACATTATATCGCTACAAACGCAACACCCTTCCCGCTGAAGGGTGCGGAGTGTGCCAGTCCACCCGAGTTGTCTAGGTACACGCTGTTCGATGTACCAAGCACGGAGCTGATCTGCGAACTGGACCAACCGAATGCTTTCTGTCCCAGCGAGTGCACATGCTACAGACGTCCGGCCAATCGTGTTGCGGTTGTGAACTGCACTGGTCAGAAACTGGTGGACGTACCGGCCATTCCGGACCCTGCCCTCGTCGACTGTGGTTCCATCGAGCTGCACCTCACGAACAATCTGCTGCGCGAGCTGCCGATATCGTTCGGCGCAGGTTGGAATGCTGTGCAGTGGCTGTATGTGGCCAACAATAATATACGCGAGGTACGATACGACAGTTTGCCGCAACGAATCGAAGTACTCGACGTCCGCCAGAACCAGATAGCTTCACTCGACGAGCGGCTCGTCCAGCAACTGGCGAATCGAAGCGCACTGTACCAGATCAACCTGTCGGCGAATCCTTGGCGGTGTGATTGTACCGAACCATTGCTAGAGTTCGTAAGCGAAAACGTGAAGCACATTCCTGACTTCCACCTGCTCCGGTGCGTCGATGGTCAACCGATAAGCACCAGCACCCAGTCGACACTCTGCCGCCGGCGGACAATGCTGTACGTGCAGTGGAGCGTCGCCTTCGTCATCATGGCGCTGATTGCGCTGCTGGGCGGATACATCTACATGCGGTACGAGCATGAGATAAAGGTGTGGCTGTTCAAGCAGGATATGCTACGGTGGTTAGTCGCCGAAGAGCAGATCGATCAAAACAAGCAGTACGACGCGTTCATTTCGTACTCGCACAAGGATGAAGCGTTTATCGTCGATACGCTGATGCCCACGCTTGAGCGCGAACCGATGAGCTTTAAGATTTGCTGGCACGTGCGCGATTTTATGCCGGGAGAGCTGATTTCCACCCAG ATCACGAAAGCGGTGGAAGATTCACGACGCACCATCATCGTCCTGTCACCCAACTATCTCGAGTCGGTTTGGGGCCAGATGGAGTTTAACACCGCGTACCTGCAGTCGGTAGCGGACAAGCGCAACCGTGTCATACCGATCATCTACGAGGACATCGGCGATGTCGAGACGCTCGATCCGGAGCTGCGTGCGTACCTGAAAACCAACACGTACGTCCGGTGGGGCGATCCATGGTTCTGGGACAAGTTACGGTACGCCATGCCCCACACCCGTCGGCCAAAGGGCgtacaggcgtccaacaacaTACGGATGGCGTCGGTTGACAAGCTCAATCTATTGCCCACGAACGCCAACCAAACGTCAACGCCATCGCTTGAAAGCACACCACCTATCGAACATCTACCGTCCGGGAAAGGCATCCCAAACGGTGAACCGTTAGCGAACTTTTGCGATCCAGCCAAACTCCCGTCGCTACCACCACCCTATACCATCAGTGACGGCAAGCTAGACCCAATAACGACTGCGGCCAAATAG